Proteins encoded together in one Formosa sp. Hel3_A1_48 window:
- the purD gene encoding phosphoribosylamine--glycine ligase, whose amino-acid sequence MNVLVLGSGGREHTFAWKIAKSPLCADLYVAPGNSGTASIATNLDISVTDFEGIKSAVLSHNIEMLVVGPEDPLVNGVHDFFLNDDALKHVAVIGPQKAAATLEGSKEFAKEFLFRHNIPTAAYQSFTANDLEKGFSFLETLSPPYVLKADGLAAGKGVLIIDDLDEAKSELKNMLVDSKFGAASSKVVIEEFLDGIELSCFVLTDGIHYKLLPTAKDYKRIGEGDTGLNTGGMGAISPVPFADEVLLNKIEERIVKPTIEGLKKDKTPYKGFIFIGLIVVNNEPLVIEYNVRMGDPETEAVLPRINTDLMEIFIAIKNQNLNTINLEVNPKTATTVVLVSGGYPEAYEKGKTISGFENVQEAIVFHAGAQHSNDEVVTSGGRVMAITALGLDHKEALNKAYNEISKIKFEGMNFRKDLGFDL is encoded by the coding sequence ATGAACGTTTTAGTATTAGGATCAGGAGGAAGAGAGCATACCTTTGCTTGGAAAATTGCAAAGAGCCCATTGTGTGCCGACTTGTATGTAGCGCCAGGCAATTCTGGAACTGCATCAATTGCAACAAATTTAGATATTTCAGTTACTGATTTTGAAGGCATAAAATCTGCAGTTTTAAGCCATAACATAGAAATGCTTGTTGTGGGCCCAGAAGACCCTTTGGTGAATGGCGTACATGATTTCTTTTTAAATGATGATGCTTTGAAACATGTTGCCGTAATTGGCCCTCAAAAAGCTGCTGCTACATTAGAGGGAAGTAAAGAATTTGCTAAAGAATTTTTATTTCGCCATAATATTCCCACTGCGGCCTATCAAAGTTTTACAGCTAATGACCTTGAAAAAGGGTTTTCTTTTTTGGAAACACTTTCACCACCTTATGTCTTAAAAGCCGATGGTCTTGCCGCAGGGAAAGGTGTTCTAATTATTGATGATCTCGATGAAGCAAAATCTGAACTAAAAAACATGTTAGTGGATTCCAAGTTTGGCGCCGCAAGCAGCAAAGTTGTTATCGAAGAATTTTTGGACGGCATAGAGCTGAGTTGTTTTGTGCTTACAGATGGAATACATTATAAGCTATTGCCAACGGCAAAAGACTACAAACGCATCGGTGAAGGTGATACTGGCCTCAATACTGGAGGTATGGGCGCTATCTCTCCAGTTCCTTTTGCTGATGAGGTCCTTTTGAATAAAATTGAAGAACGCATTGTAAAGCCAACTATCGAAGGGCTTAAAAAGGACAAAACCCCTTATAAAGGATTTATTTTTATCGGATTAATTGTAGTTAATAACGAACCTTTAGTGATCGAATACAATGTACGAATGGGTGATCCAGAAACCGAAGCTGTTTTACCGCGCATTAATACAGATTTGATGGAGATTTTTATTGCAATTAAAAATCAGAATTTGAATACAATAAATTTAGAAGTCAATCCAAAAACAGCAACGACTGTTGTGCTTGTGTCTGGTGGCTATCCTGAAGCCTATGAAAAAGGAAAAACAATATCGGGGTTTGAGAATGTACAAGAGGCGATAGTTTTTCATGCTGGAGCACAACACAGCAATGATGAAGTTGTGACTTCTGGAGGCCGAGTGATGGCCATTACAGCTCTTGGATTAGACCACAAAGAAGCCCTCAATAAAGCTTACAATGAGATTTCAAAGATAAAATTTGAAGGTATGAATTTCAGAAAAGACCTTGGATTTGATCTATAA
- a CDS encoding DUF6341 family protein, which yields MKDFFNGIQEFFETVLFVPFNVLREVELENWWMANLVSWVFLAILVVSFTYWMLQLKSFNDNNEEDKSISSHSYL from the coding sequence ATGAAAGATTTTTTTAATGGAATTCAGGAATTTTTTGAAACCGTATTGTTTGTTCCTTTTAATGTATTAAGAGAGGTTGAGCTCGAAAATTGGTGGATGGCGAATCTCGTTTCATGGGTTTTCTTAGCTATCCTCGTGGTGAGCTTTACGTATTGGATGCTCCAGCTTAAGTCATTCAATGACAATAATGAAGAGGATAAAAGCATTTCTTCACACTCCTATTTATAG